In the Elioraea tepida genome, one interval contains:
- the ppa gene encoding inorganic diphosphatase: MDISRIAIGRNPPHDINVIVEIPQGGVPVKYELDKASGALTVDRFLHTAMYYPGNYGFIPHTLAEDGDPMDVMIVTQAGLVPGCIVRCRPVGVLQMRDEAGPDEKILAVPVDKLHPFYTGIRSYTDLPAILIDQIAHFFKHYKDLEKGKEVSLGEWAGPEVAERLILESIRREAEAKEARSRED, translated from the coding sequence GTGGACATCAGCCGGATCGCGATCGGCCGCAACCCGCCCCACGACATCAACGTGATCGTCGAGATCCCCCAGGGCGGCGTTCCGGTGAAGTACGAGCTCGACAAGGCCTCGGGCGCGCTCACGGTCGACCGGTTCCTGCACACGGCGATGTACTACCCAGGCAATTACGGGTTCATCCCGCACACCCTCGCCGAGGACGGGGACCCGATGGACGTGATGATCGTGACCCAGGCGGGGCTCGTTCCGGGCTGCATCGTGCGCTGCCGGCCCGTCGGCGTGCTGCAGATGCGCGACGAGGCGGGGCCTGACGAGAAGATCCTCGCCGTGCCGGTAGACAAGCTGCACCCGTTCTACACTGGGATCCGCAGCTACACCGACCTGCCCGCGATCCTGATCGACCAGATCGCGCATTTCTTCAAGCACTACAAGGATCTCGAGAAGGGCAAGGAGGTCAGCTTGGGCGAGTGGGCGGGCCCCGAGGTCGCCGAGCGGCTCATCCTCGAGAGCATCCGGCGCGAGGCGGAGGCGAAGGAGGCCCGGAGCCGCGAGGACTAG
- a CDS encoding AEC family transporter, with the protein MIPLPILLPFFALILLGWLLGRGPLAAPQAQAGLRAFVLYAALPAFVFRFVVEAERPPPAALLAPLAYVLASAVAGGASAMGARRGLRRMAFMAAISANLGYIGLPAIAVSPLGADPAAVGAAIALLVLDVLGTLNLGMVLMARGGLGAGLGALVRAPIAWAMLAGLGLRGFGLALPEPAARLAAMLSGGAVPGALVSLGAVLAAGGAGLSFRPLAGVAAAVPAKLVLQPAAYVGAAMLLDLPRGAVVAGAMMAACPVSLGFFLVAAAGGQDSRTAAALCLWSTVAAAPSFALWNALLG; encoded by the coding sequence GTGATCCCGCTCCCCATCCTTCTCCCGTTCTTCGCCCTGATTCTGCTCGGCTGGCTGCTCGGGCGCGGGCCGCTCGCGGCACCCCAGGCGCAGGCTGGCTTGCGCGCCTTCGTTCTCTATGCGGCCCTGCCGGCCTTCGTATTCCGGTTCGTCGTCGAGGCGGAACGGCCGCCGCCTGCGGCCCTGCTCGCTCCGCTCGCCTATGTGCTCGCCTCCGCCGTCGCGGGCGGGGCCTCGGCCATGGGCGCGCGCCGCGGCCTGCGGCGCATGGCCTTCATGGCCGCGATCAGCGCCAATCTCGGCTATATCGGCCTGCCCGCGATCGCCGTCTCCCCGCTCGGGGCCGACCCGGCGGCGGTCGGCGCCGCGATCGCTCTGCTCGTGCTCGACGTTCTCGGCACGCTCAATCTCGGCATGGTGTTGATGGCGCGCGGCGGGCTCGGCGCGGGGCTCGGCGCTCTCGTCCGCGCGCCGATCGCATGGGCGATGCTCGCGGGCCTTGGGCTGCGGGGCTTTGGGCTCGCGCTGCCTGAGCCGGCGGCGCGGCTTGCCGCGATGCTCTCGGGCGGCGCGGTTCCGGGCGCTCTCGTCAGTCTCGGCGCGGTGCTCGCCGCCGGTGGCGCAGGGCTGTCGTTCCGCCCGCTTGCCGGTGTCGCTGCCGCCGTGCCGGCGAAGCTCGTCCTGCAGCCGGCGGCCTATGTTGGGGCGGCGATGCTGCTTGATCTGCCGCGCGGGGCGGTGGTGGCGGGGGCGATGATGGCGGCCTGCCCGGTCTCGCTCGGCTTCTTCCTCGTCGCCGCCGCCGGGGGGCAGGATTCGCGCACGGCCGCCGCCCTCTGCCTCTGGAGCACGGTCGCCGCCGCCCCCTCCTTCGCCCTGTGGAACGCCCTGCTCGGGTGA
- a CDS encoding M20 family metallopeptidase, whose protein sequence is MTAAPTEAAITAWLATQRQAMLAMLERMVNTDSGSADKAGVDSVGEQIKAFFAEHGIPVEVTPGAQQGDVLRAVLDAPGAASAGANARRNIVLLGHRDTVFPRGEAARRPFRVENGLAYGPGVADMKAGLVMNCFVIAAFRKFGGHPAPIVGLFTADEEIASPEGRPLIEAEGRMARAVFNSEPGRPSGNVVTGRKGGVFSTVSIEGRAAHSGGNFEAGISAIEELARKVQAVHALTDLARGITLNVGVVRGGQSVNTVAPWAEFDIDFRYVEPAQREEILARIEAIVRTANVPGTKSSWRINGEFLPVTQGAASEALFALYRDASGHPELKGEFSGGCADSGFTAAVGAPTLCGVGPVGGKAHTPEEYLEVESLVPRAQALARAICRLEQAGL, encoded by the coding sequence ATGACCGCAGCGCCGACGGAAGCCGCCATCACCGCCTGGCTCGCCACCCAGAGGCAGGCGATGCTCGCGATGCTCGAGCGGATGGTGAACACCGACAGCGGCAGCGCCGACAAGGCGGGGGTCGATTCGGTTGGCGAGCAGATCAAGGCCTTCTTCGCCGAGCATGGCATCCCCGTTGAGGTGACGCCCGGCGCGCAGCAGGGCGATGTGCTGCGCGCCGTGCTCGATGCTCCCGGGGCGGCGTCGGCCGGAGCGAACGCGCGGCGCAACATCGTCCTCTTGGGCCATCGCGACACGGTGTTCCCACGCGGCGAGGCCGCGCGCCGCCCGTTCCGTGTCGAGAACGGCCTCGCCTACGGACCCGGGGTCGCGGACATGAAGGCGGGCCTCGTGATGAACTGTTTCGTGATCGCCGCCTTCCGGAAGTTCGGCGGCCACCCCGCCCCGATCGTCGGCCTGTTCACGGCCGACGAGGAGATCGCCTCGCCCGAGGGCAGACCGCTGATCGAGGCGGAAGGGAGGATGGCGCGGGCGGTGTTCAACAGCGAGCCGGGGCGGCCCTCCGGCAACGTCGTCACCGGCCGCAAGGGGGGCGTGTTCTCGACCGTTTCGATCGAGGGCAGGGCGGCGCATTCGGGCGGCAATTTCGAAGCCGGCATCAGCGCGATCGAGGAGCTCGCGCGCAAGGTTCAGGCGGTGCATGCGCTGACCGACCTCGCGCGAGGGATCACGCTGAACGTGGGCGTCGTGCGCGGCGGGCAGAGCGTCAACACCGTCGCGCCGTGGGCCGAGTTCGACATCGATTTCCGCTATGTCGAGCCGGCGCAGCGCGAGGAGATCCTCGCCCGAATCGAGGCGATCGTGCGCACGGCGAACGTTCCGGGCACGAAGTCCTCCTGGCGGATCAACGGCGAGTTCCTGCCCGTCACGCAGGGCGCAGCCTCCGAGGCCCTGTTCGCCCTCTACCGTGACGCCTCCGGACACCCCGAGCTCAAGGGCGAGTTCTCGGGCGGCTGCGCCGACAGCGGGTTCACGGCCGCGGTGGGAGCGCCCACGCTGTGCGGTGTCGGGCCGGTCGGGGGCAAGGCGCACACGCCGGAGGAATATCTCGAGGTCGAGAGCTTGGTGCCGCGCGCCCAGGCGCTTGCGCGCGCGATCTGCCGGCTCGAGCAGGCGGGGCTCTGA